The Actinomyces sp. oral taxon 414 genome has a segment encoding these proteins:
- a CDS encoding ATP-dependent Clp protease proteolytic subunit — protein sequence MTSRPYFEALARQVEAGGPIPAAPAARYVMPQFEERTAYGFKRQDAYSKLFEDRIVFLGVQVDDASADDVMAQLLVLESQDPDGLITMYINSPGGSFTALTAIYDTMQFIRPQVQTVCLGQAASAAAVLLAAGSEGKRLALPNARILIHQPAMEGMHGQASDIEIVANEIDRMRVWLEDTLAAHTGQPREKVHADLERDTILTAQAAKDYGLVDQVLASRKAPRSPHSA from the coding sequence GGCCGGCGGCCCGATCCCCGCCGCGCCCGCCGCGCGCTACGTCATGCCCCAGTTCGAGGAGCGCACCGCCTACGGCTTCAAGCGCCAGGACGCCTACTCCAAGCTCTTCGAGGACCGCATCGTCTTCCTGGGCGTCCAGGTCGACGACGCCTCCGCCGACGACGTCATGGCCCAGCTCCTGGTCCTGGAGTCCCAGGACCCCGACGGCCTGATCACCATGTACATCAACAGCCCCGGCGGCTCCTTCACGGCCCTGACCGCCATCTACGACACCATGCAGTTCATCAGGCCGCAGGTGCAGACGGTGTGCCTGGGGCAGGCCGCCTCCGCCGCGGCCGTGCTGCTGGCCGCCGGCAGCGAGGGCAAGCGCCTGGCCCTGCCCAACGCCCGCATCCTCATCCACCAGCCCGCCATGGAGGGCATGCACGGCCAGGCCTCCGACATCGAGATCGTCGCCAACGAGATCGACCGCATGCGCGTGTGGCTGGAGGACACCCTGGCCGCCCATACGGGCCAACCCCGCGAGAAGGTCCACGCGGACCTGGAGCGCGACACGATCCTGACCGCGCAGGCCGCCAAGGACTACGGACTGGTGGACCAGGTCCTCGCCTCCCGCAAGGCCCCCCGCTCACCGCACTCCGCCTGA